A single region of the Geobacillus subterraneus genome encodes:
- a CDS encoding Rpn family recombination-promoting nuclease/putative transposase produces the protein MAIDHDRLFKELIRTFFEEFLLLFFPDMHEHIDFHHLSFLSEELFTDVTAGEKYRVDLLVETKLKGEDGLIIVHVETQGYVQPTFAERMFLYFSRLYETYRTRIVPIAVFHYDSLREEPSVFSMEFPFGEVLQFRFFPVALRKKQWREYIRHDNPVAAALLSQMGYTEREKVELKKEFLRMLVRLELDEARQRLLLGFFETYVKLTEEEEQQLQSEVKAMETKEREKVLELIISYEQKGKKEGLEEGVKRGLEQGMKQGMKRLIETMAQKGMTAAEIARLVDLSEEEVRSLLSE, from the coding sequence ATGGCGATTGACCATGATCGGCTGTTCAAAGAGCTGATCCGCACGTTTTTCGAAGAGTTTCTGCTCCTCTTTTTCCCCGACATGCACGAGCATATCGATTTCCACCATCTGTCCTTTTTATCCGAAGAGCTGTTTACTGATGTGACGGCTGGCGAAAAGTACCGCGTTGATCTGCTGGTCGAGACGAAGCTGAAAGGCGAAGACGGGCTGATCATCGTGCACGTGGAAACGCAAGGGTATGTCCAGCCGACGTTTGCCGAGCGCATGTTCCTCTATTTCAGCCGCTTGTATGAAACCTACCGGACCCGCATCGTCCCGATCGCCGTCTTCCACTATGATTCTCTCCGCGAGGAACCGTCTGTGTTTTCGATGGAATTTCCGTTTGGGGAAGTGCTGCAGTTTCGCTTTTTTCCGGTGGCGTTGCGGAAGAAGCAGTGGCGGGAGTACATCCGGCACGACAACCCGGTCGCGGCTGCGCTGCTCAGTCAAATGGGGTATACTGAAAGAGAGAAGGTGGAGCTGAAAAAAGAGTTTTTGCGCATGCTGGTGCGGTTGGAGCTCGATGAGGCAAGGCAGCGGCTGCTGCTTGGGTTTTTTGAGACGTACGTGAAGCTGACGGAGGAAGAGGAACAACAGCTGCAAAGCGAGGTGAAGGCGATGGAAACGAAAGAACGAGAGAAAGTGTTGGAGCTGATCATCTCCTACGAGCAAAAAGGGAAGAAAGAGGGGCTGGAAGAAGGGGTAAAACGCGGCCTTGAGCAAGGGATGAAGCAAGGAATGAAGCGGCTCATTGAGACGATGGCGCAAAAAGGGATGACGGCCGCCGAGATTGCCCGGTTGGTTGATCTTTCTGAAGAAGAGGTTCGAAGCTTGCTGAGCGAGTAA
- the cas10 gene encoding type III-B CRISPR-associated protein Cas10/Cmr2, whose amino-acid sequence MTNRYIVLFTVGPVQSFIASARKTEDFWSGSYILSHLVREAMKRFYQYGAGCEMIYPLVGKEELRTLSLRELRVASLPNRLTAVMEGTETDVCGWLRETEQDVRNVFLDFCFQAVSRMFPHLSDDERQQLETMVEQQVQSFLEVYWVAEPYEPSASFRTVRERAERRLGALKNEKHYASVPQQGLVCSVCKEREALRLEEIDDFDRYGEIKRKTANLWKRRAGKFQGRDGDGEDERRVGRVKDNEFLCGICLGKRVARDYFTDLFGASFRPFPSVLDIGSGDYYAVLMMDGDNMGRWFSGEQKEEYSRTSQKLARFSKEVVPRIVEQQCHGELVYAGGDDVLAFLPVDEALKAAELLRLAFSDEQQGLGEGATASFGLVIAHKKAPLQHVLNEARALEQKAKQYRNEQTNQQKDALALAVHTRSGEIAEAILPWMIKGKMASSRLEQFVALLKTSISPNFIFHFTQAFAPLLHEKDCPKWENRDMLAVELRRLLKRSVKEGNQWKERDLRSHTDALMALYDAVPRGYDFLHLLKMLTFFRRSEGSDV is encoded by the coding sequence ATGACGAATCGATATATTGTTCTTTTTACGGTGGGACCTGTACAGTCGTTTATTGCATCGGCCCGCAAAACAGAAGATTTTTGGAGCGGAAGCTATATTTTGTCGCATCTGGTAAGAGAGGCGATGAAACGCTTTTACCAATATGGTGCCGGCTGTGAGATGATTTATCCGCTAGTTGGAAAAGAGGAACTGCGCACGCTCTCGCTTCGTGAACTTCGTGTTGCTTCGCTCCCCAACCGCCTAACAGCGGTTATGGAAGGTACAGAAACTGACGTTTGCGGTTGGTTGCGGGAAACCGAACAAGACGTCCGCAATGTGTTTCTCGATTTCTGTTTTCAAGCGGTCTCACGCATGTTCCCGCATCTGTCAGACGATGAGCGGCAACAGCTTGAAACGATGGTGGAGCAGCAAGTGCAATCGTTTTTGGAAGTTTATTGGGTGGCGGAACCGTATGAGCCATCCGCATCATTCCGAACTGTGCGTGAACGGGCTGAACGCCGATTAGGCGCGTTGAAAAATGAGAAACATTACGCCTCTGTTCCCCAGCAAGGGCTTGTTTGTTCTGTCTGCAAGGAACGGGAGGCGCTGCGTCTAGAAGAAATCGACGATTTTGATCGTTACGGCGAAATCAAGAGGAAAACGGCAAATTTGTGGAAGAGAAGGGCTGGAAAGTTTCAAGGAAGAGATGGAGACGGTGAAGATGAACGGCGCGTTGGCCGCGTGAAAGACAATGAGTTTTTATGCGGCATTTGTTTAGGGAAGCGTGTTGCCCGTGATTACTTCACGGACTTGTTCGGAGCGTCATTTCGGCCGTTCCCATCTGTGCTGGACATCGGTTCGGGCGATTACTACGCGGTGCTTATGATGGATGGCGATAACATGGGCAGATGGTTTTCCGGAGAACAGAAAGAAGAATACAGCCGGACGAGTCAAAAGCTCGCTCGCTTTTCCAAAGAAGTCGTTCCTCGCATTGTCGAACAACAATGTCATGGTGAGCTTGTCTATGCAGGCGGTGATGATGTGCTCGCCTTTTTGCCGGTCGATGAGGCGTTAAAGGCCGCTGAGCTGCTTCGCTTGGCATTCAGTGATGAACAGCAAGGGTTAGGGGAAGGGGCGACGGCTTCGTTCGGATTGGTGATTGCCCATAAAAAAGCGCCGCTGCAGCATGTGCTAAATGAGGCAAGAGCACTCGAACAAAAAGCGAAACAGTACCGTAACGAACAGACGAATCAGCAAAAAGACGCCTTGGCACTGGCGGTGCATACTCGGTCGGGTGAGATTGCCGAAGCCATACTTCCGTGGATGATCAAAGGAAAAATGGCATCAAGCCGGTTAGAACAATTCGTTGCCTTGTTAAAGACTTCAATCTCACCGAACTTTATTTTCCACTTTACCCAAGCGTTTGCGCCGTTGTTGCACGAAAAGGACTGCCCGAAATGGGAAAACCGTGACATGCTGGCCGTTGAGCTTCGCCGTCTGCTCAAGCGATCAGTGAAAGAAGGGAATCAATGGAAGGAACGTGATTTGCGCAGCCATACGGATGCGCTCATGGCGCTGTATGATGCCGTGCCACGCGGCTATGATTTTTTGCATTTGTTAAAGATGTTGACCTTTTTTAGACGGAGCGAGGGGAGCGACGTATGA
- the cmr4 gene encoding type III-B CRISPR module RAMP protein Cmr4: protein MYSIVRPFVLHAVTSVHAGSGSEIGLVDLPIQREKHTGFPKIESSSLKGAVRYHMVQALPEEKKELDLIFGADRGEESVTQASAIALSDARVLLFPVKSLRGVFAWITCPHVLERWNQEMSIHQETISKENAFQPLPVPAPNTVSSDRLMAVNGRIVLEEYTFDVTISREAQQLAEQLATLIGEYSRLRLPERLVVLSDDDFVDFVKLSTEVNARIRISHETGTVDNGALWYEENVPPETFFYSFLYIGHARGNGINGLTTANDIEQYLVKSGKFPSVFQLGGNSTLGRGMMRTIWL, encoded by the coding sequence ATGTATTCCATTGTTCGTCCGTTTGTTTTGCATGCGGTTACGTCTGTCCACGCGGGAAGTGGAAGTGAAATTGGGCTTGTCGACTTGCCGATCCAGCGTGAGAAACATACTGGTTTCCCGAAGATTGAGAGTTCCTCTCTCAAAGGAGCAGTGCGGTATCATATGGTACAAGCGTTGCCGGAAGAAAAGAAGGAGCTCGACCTTATTTTTGGAGCTGACCGAGGGGAGGAAAGTGTCACGCAGGCGAGCGCTATTGCATTGAGCGACGCTCGTGTGCTATTGTTCCCTGTCAAATCGCTTCGCGGCGTGTTTGCTTGGATTACATGCCCTCACGTACTTGAACGCTGGAATCAGGAAATGAGCATTCACCAAGAAACAATCAGCAAAGAGAACGCTTTTCAACCGCTTCCAGTTCCAGCGCCAAATACGGTGAGCAGTGACCGGTTGATGGCCGTAAATGGACGCATCGTCCTTGAAGAATATACGTTCGACGTCACGATTTCACGAGAGGCCCAACAGCTTGCCGAACAGTTAGCGACTCTCATTGGCGAATACAGCCGCCTCCGTCTTCCAGAACGTCTTGTCGTGCTGTCTGACGATGATTTTGTCGATTTTGTCAAACTATCGACGGAAGTCAATGCACGTATTCGCATTTCCCACGAGACGGGAACGGTGGACAATGGGGCGCTTTGGTACGAAGAAAATGTGCCGCCGGAGACGTTCTTTTACAGCTTCCTTTATATTGGCCATGCGCGCGGCAACGGAATCAATGGACTGACCACCGCGAACGACATTGAACAGTATTTAGTGAAAAGCGGGAAATTTCCGTCTGTCTTTCAATTGGGCGGAAACAGTACGCTAGGACGTGGAATGATGAGAACCATTTGGCTGTAA
- a CDS encoding type III-B CRISPR module-associated Cmr3 family protein: MTKLTLRPTDTFFFKNHHATQAGETTVMEPMFPPRPNTIYGALRAAYIYTHSSFEDFARGADEHVKQWMGTPNEHGAFRLHYCGLADGDQLFLPLPLDYQVVEEGESLTAYPLELVKDRKPASSSPGWRLASSRREKTKSSQHRYVSVDEWKRALLASQPITSLRSLSSFIVREAKVGIQLDDSKRTAREKFLYRVEKSRFLGDASLVAYISDEPDFSAVKWARIGGENRPWSIRQTPEQFRLWSVDERKTLEQTIQRTKLAKVVFLSPAIFSNGSRPATFDGVHWRWPNGATVEWLASAIGRPELYGGWDIVHHRPKPRKWMVPAGSVVYVKVERDEELPLIFSVLDGIHLTDEGAEEGFGFAIVTSASESEEEL, from the coding sequence ATGACCAAGCTGACATTGAGGCCGACCGATACGTTTTTTTTCAAAAATCATCATGCCACACAAGCAGGGGAAACGACCGTCATGGAGCCCATGTTTCCGCCGCGGCCGAACACGATTTACGGGGCGTTGCGGGCGGCGTATATTTACACACACAGTTCGTTTGAGGACTTTGCCAGAGGCGCAGACGAACATGTGAAGCAATGGATGGGCACGCCGAACGAACATGGGGCGTTTCGCCTTCATTATTGTGGGCTTGCGGATGGGGATCAGCTGTTTTTGCCTCTCCCACTTGACTATCAAGTCGTTGAGGAAGGGGAGTCGCTCACAGCGTATCCGTTGGAGCTAGTCAAGGATCGAAAACCCGCTTCATCGTCCCCAGGATGGCGGCTTGCCTCATCACGGAGGGAGAAAACAAAAAGTTCGCAACATCGCTACGTTTCTGTCGATGAATGGAAACGCGCGTTACTCGCTAGTCAGCCGATCACCTCGCTTCGATCCTTATCGTCATTTATCGTGCGCGAAGCGAAAGTGGGCATTCAATTGGATGACAGCAAACGAACCGCCCGCGAGAAATTTTTGTACCGGGTGGAGAAAAGCCGCTTTTTAGGCGATGCCTCGCTGGTTGCTTACATCAGTGATGAGCCGGACTTTTCTGCCGTGAAATGGGCGCGGATTGGCGGTGAGAACCGCCCTTGGTCGATTCGGCAAACGCCGGAGCAGTTTCGTTTATGGAGCGTGGACGAAAGGAAGACCCTTGAACAGACGATTCAACGGACAAAACTAGCGAAAGTCGTGTTTTTGTCCCCTGCCATTTTTTCAAACGGTTCCCGCCCTGCCACCTTTGACGGCGTGCATTGGAGATGGCCGAATGGCGCAACCGTTGAATGGCTTGCTTCTGCCATTGGCCGTCCAGAGCTGTACGGTGGGTGGGATATCGTCCATCATCGCCCAAAACCACGGAAATGGATGGTTCCGGCCGGTTCTGTCGTTTACGTGAAGGTGGAGCGTGATGAGGAACTGCCGCTTATTTTCTCGGTCCTTGACGGCATTCATCTGACCGATGAAGGAGCCGAAGAAGGTTTTGGCTTTGCGATTGTAACCAGTGCCAGTGAAAGTGAGGAGGAGTTGTAA
- a CDS encoding TIGR02556 family CRISPR-associated protein: protein MIEAIAQIGKIVLEKQGEGSVVDQLVENPGYPACVLVAVRADEEGNVVWEGCEIEGCGSDYKKYLFRSGSSRGANYSPTAKITTIENTYEQKVIGWFRTVTRKMDHPVLRAIEQLLVQKKEAILQELREKLSLSTDRSLISLKINGSYLYDCEPFRDAFLHLVHEKDMELSARDQVCAICGERKDTVIGKLSVFRFYTLDKPGFITGGFDEAKAWRNYPVCLSCKAHIEEGRKFVESHLHYRFYGFSYFVIPTLLIPAGKDVLDELLQYLTDGKKDIRVHQEQADSFMTTEEDLLGLMQDYDNSLSLQLLFLQKIQSAERILLLIEDVLPSRISELFQAKKATESLLYREGDHPFHFGFLRTFFRPGVYDKYFLQVVEYVFQKKPLSISFFAPFFMEQLRADFYDYEAGDWSFVNKTRQALAVVLFLEQAGVLVRKGEKAVQGKFAQLFDAYGGQLESPEKQAVFLLGALTQMLLDIQQQKRGSKPFVKQLMGLKMDQKAIKGLLPKVIGKLEEYESYYASHRQLAEEISHLFLSSSPRWKLSVDELNFYFACGMNLSWKVKEIVANKEEK, encoded by the coding sequence TTGATCGAAGCGATCGCCCAAATTGGGAAGATAGTGCTTGAAAAGCAAGGAGAGGGGTCAGTGGTGGATCAGTTGGTGGAGAACCCCGGCTATCCTGCTTGTGTGCTTGTTGCAGTGCGTGCGGACGAAGAAGGGAATGTTGTCTGGGAAGGTTGCGAGATTGAGGGATGTGGAAGCGATTACAAAAAATATTTGTTTCGTTCCGGTTCGTCTCGCGGAGCCAACTATTCGCCGACGGCGAAAATTACAACGATTGAAAATACATATGAACAAAAAGTCATTGGCTGGTTTCGAACGGTTACCCGCAAAATGGATCATCCCGTTCTTCGGGCGATTGAGCAATTGCTTGTGCAAAAAAAGGAAGCGATCTTGCAGGAGTTGAGGGAAAAACTCTCTCTCTCAACCGATCGTTCCCTTATTTCTCTAAAAATTAACGGCTCCTATTTATATGACTGTGAGCCGTTTCGCGATGCTTTCTTGCATCTAGTTCACGAGAAAGATATGGAGTTGTCGGCTCGGGATCAAGTATGCGCTATTTGTGGGGAGCGCAAAGATACGGTCATCGGAAAATTATCCGTGTTTCGGTTTTATACGTTGGACAAGCCCGGATTTATTACAGGAGGGTTTGACGAGGCCAAAGCGTGGCGAAATTACCCCGTCTGTTTATCTTGCAAAGCTCATATTGAAGAAGGAAGAAAGTTTGTGGAGTCCCATTTGCACTATCGCTTTTACGGTTTTTCTTATTTCGTCATTCCGACATTGCTCATTCCGGCTGGCAAGGATGTATTGGATGAATTGCTTCAATATTTGACAGACGGAAAGAAAGACATTCGCGTTCATCAAGAGCAGGCAGATTCCTTTATGACGACGGAGGAAGACTTGCTTGGGCTCATGCAAGACTATGATAATTCCCTGTCGCTTCAGCTGTTGTTCTTGCAGAAGATTCAAAGTGCCGAGCGGATTTTGTTATTGATTGAAGATGTGTTGCCGTCGCGAATTAGTGAATTGTTTCAAGCGAAGAAAGCGACGGAGTCTCTTCTGTATAGAGAAGGGGACCATCCTTTTCACTTTGGCTTTCTTCGCACCTTTTTTCGGCCGGGTGTCTATGATAAGTACTTTTTGCAAGTGGTGGAGTATGTATTCCAAAAGAAGCCCCTTTCGATCTCGTTTTTCGCTCCCTTTTTTATGGAGCAGCTTCGGGCTGATTTTTATGATTATGAGGCTGGCGATTGGTCGTTTGTCAACAAAACACGTCAAGCGCTTGCGGTTGTGCTTTTTTTAGAGCAGGCGGGCGTGCTGGTCAGGAAAGGAGAGAAGGCGGTGCAAGGGAAATTTGCGCAGTTGTTTGATGCGTACGGGGGACAGCTGGAGTCTCCGGAAAAACAAGCTGTTTTCCTGTTGGGGGCATTGACGCAAATGTTGCTTGACATCCAGCAACAAAAACGGGGAAGCAAGCCATTTGTGAAGCAATTAATGGGGTTGAAGATGGACCAGAAGGCGATCAAAGGGCTGCTTCCGAAGGTCATCGGAAAACTCGAAGAATACGAGTCTTACTATGCGAGCCATCGACAGTTGGCGGAAGAAATTTCCCATTTATTCCTATCCTCTTCCCCAAGATGGAAATTATCTGTCGATGAATTGAATTTTTATTTCGCCTGCGGGATGAACTTATCGTGGAAGGTCAAAGAAATCGTAGCGAACAAGGAGGAGAAATAA
- a CDS encoding IS630 family transposase: MITKETEDAVLLYIDETHIRSYHVLRSTWSEVGRQKQVPTFGHHAHVSLFGAVNIHDGETVLHQTTAANAATFLDFLRMLKQRYLDRLMVLVLDNARIHHAKMVKEFLREEGQCFHFIYLPPYSPQLNPIERLWKWLKDTVIANVFHKNRNDIVQAIARFVHYIHERPEEVLQRLGCAG, translated from the coding sequence TTGATCACCAAGGAGACAGAAGATGCTGTTCTTCTGTACATCGATGAAACCCATATCCGCTCTTACCATGTCTTGCGGTCCACATGGTCGGAAGTCGGCCGCCAAAAACAAGTGCCGACGTTCGGCCATCATGCCCACGTATCGCTGTTTGGCGCGGTCAACATCCACGATGGCGAAACGGTGCTTCATCAAACGACCGCTGCCAATGCCGCGACGTTCTTGGATTTCTTGAGAATGCTCAAACAGCGCTATTTAGACCGTCTCATGGTTTTGGTGTTGGATAACGCCCGCATTCACCATGCCAAAATGGTCAAGGAGTTTTTGCGGGAAGAAGGACAGTGTTTTCACTTTATTTACCTTCCTCCGTATTCTCCGCAACTGAACCCGATCGAACGCTTGTGGAAATGGCTGAAAGACACCGTGATCGCCAATGTGTTTCACAAAAATCGAAACGATATCGTCCAGGCCATTGCTCGGTTTGTCCACTACATCCACGAACGTCCGGAGGAAGTGCTGCAACGCTTAGGGTGTGCAGGATGA
- a CDS encoding IS630 family transposase, with amino-acid sequence MKRLKITNDHGWTPRTLRKQERKIKNTLLRQRVMAVRLVMEGYLGKEVASMVNVCRQTVSHYVSLFNEGGLELLLHRDFAPGREPFLTEEQQEKIKQLVLTTTPAELGWDVASAWNTKLLQSYVAKQFGVSISREALRKLLHRKGLSWTRPTYTLAKGNPDEQKQFEKQMDLIKKKLDHQGDRRCCSSVHR; translated from the coding sequence ATGAAACGTCTCAAAATCACCAACGATCATGGATGGACACCTCGGACACTTCGCAAACAGGAACGGAAAATCAAAAACACCCTTCTTCGCCAACGGGTGATGGCGGTTCGCCTGGTCATGGAAGGCTATTTGGGCAAAGAGGTGGCCTCCATGGTCAACGTGTGCCGACAAACTGTTTCCCATTATGTGTCGCTGTTCAACGAAGGCGGCCTTGAACTCCTGCTTCATCGGGATTTCGCCCCCGGGCGGGAGCCGTTTCTCACGGAAGAACAGCAAGAAAAGATCAAACAGCTTGTATTGACCACCACTCCCGCGGAACTGGGCTGGGACGTCGCTTCGGCGTGGAACACCAAACTCCTGCAATCCTATGTCGCAAAGCAATTCGGTGTTTCCATTTCCCGCGAAGCGTTGCGAAAACTCCTGCACCGCAAAGGGCTGTCGTGGACACGACCGACGTACACACTGGCGAAAGGAAATCCGGATGAGCAAAAGCAATTTGAAAAACAAATGGATCTGATAAAAAAAAAACTTGATCACCAAGGAGACAGAAGATGCTGTTCTTCTGTACATCGATGA
- the cmr5 gene encoding type III-B CRISPR module-associated protein Cmr5, with product MKKTVQRVGIENGRAAFAFQEVKRAKEQLRENFETYRSYVKKMPSLIQVNGLGQTLAFYFQKKKQNEYKVIYHTLAKWMKEQFPDQFPSGNEELVEVIVHLSSAEYRLWTMEAVALLDWMRKFADGMAKDDGGTAE from the coding sequence ATGAAAAAAACGGTGCAACGGGTTGGGATTGAGAATGGACGCGCCGCTTTCGCGTTCCAAGAGGTCAAACGGGCGAAAGAACAGTTAAGGGAGAATTTTGAAACGTATCGTTCGTACGTGAAAAAAATGCCGTCTCTCATTCAAGTGAACGGCCTTGGGCAAACATTGGCGTTTTATTTCCAAAAAAAGAAACAAAACGAGTATAAAGTGATTTATCATACGCTCGCAAAATGGATGAAAGAGCAGTTTCCTGACCAGTTCCCAAGCGGGAATGAAGAGTTGGTGGAAGTCATCGTCCATTTATCGAGTGCAGAATATCGGCTATGGACGATGGAGGCGGTCGCGTTGCTTGATTGGATGCGCAAGTTTGCCGACGGGATGGCGAAGGACGATGGCGGGACGGCGGAGTAA
- the cmr6 gene encoding type III-B CRISPR module RAMP protein Cmr6 — translation MLFHPKDTRDVMQAASKSMAHLAYHLYYFLEHEWNDKKRVWELSKRLKPVPILPELKAVGEQLRAQREHAMAAWAQTGHVKKLKARLAGRIIHGLGAGHVRETSLTIHPVYGLPYIPASSVKGLVRHWWIEAYGQGEEKSLSEQKIGRDVFGTQEKKGMVQFHDIFLIDGLQLVRDALAVHMKEYYEGKKAATDDQKPVPVSFWTVTAAEVEIYLTANRSAQSDEEAKRLLEEAAAWTKAALTEWGIGSKTSSGYGRFIDVEDVTETEFLPVVRKETMRLEQRKKEQALLEQRKREEEEQAKLALLSPEERLVAEIEQLTDSQADQQRSKDILYSQVIQQQNKQAAQALLAYWQRIGQWEKSASKKQKEKINVIQQLLNGS, via the coding sequence ATGCTTTTTCATCCAAAAGACACGCGGGACGTCATGCAGGCCGCCAGCAAGTCCATGGCCCATTTGGCGTACCATCTCTATTACTTTTTAGAACATGAGTGGAACGATAAAAAAAGAGTGTGGGAGTTATCCAAACGACTAAAGCCTGTTCCGATCCTTCCAGAACTCAAAGCAGTGGGAGAACAGTTGCGGGCGCAGCGTGAACACGCCATGGCTGCATGGGCGCAAACCGGGCATGTCAAAAAGCTCAAAGCACGCCTTGCCGGTCGAATCATCCATGGCCTTGGTGCTGGCCATGTCCGCGAGACCTCATTGACGATCCATCCCGTATACGGACTGCCGTACATTCCCGCCTCGAGCGTAAAAGGACTTGTCCGCCACTGGTGGATCGAAGCATACGGTCAAGGGGAAGAAAAAAGCCTTTCCGAACAGAAGATCGGAAGGGACGTGTTTGGAACGCAAGAAAAGAAAGGCATGGTTCAATTTCACGATATTTTTCTCATCGATGGGCTGCAACTCGTCCGCGATGCCCTTGCTGTGCATATGAAAGAGTATTACGAAGGGAAAAAGGCAGCGACCGATGACCAAAAGCCCGTCCCTGTTTCGTTTTGGACGGTCACGGCCGCTGAGGTGGAGATCTACTTGACAGCAAACCGCTCGGCACAAAGCGATGAAGAGGCGAAGCGTCTGCTGGAGGAAGCCGCGGCATGGACGAAGGCGGCGCTGACAGAATGGGGAATTGGATCGAAAACATCATCGGGCTATGGCCGATTCATCGATGTGGAGGATGTGACGGAAACGGAATTTCTTCCCGTTGTCCGAAAAGAAACGATGCGGCTTGAACAGCGGAAAAAAGAGCAGGCATTGCTGGAACAGCGGAAGCGCGAGGAAGAAGAGCAAGCAAAACTTGCCCTGCTTTCCCCAGAAGAACGGCTTGTCGCTGAAATCGAGCAGCTCACCGACAGCCAAGCCGATCAGCAGCGCAGCAAAGACATCCTATATAGTCAAGTCATCCAACAACAAAACAAACAGGCCGCTCAAGCGCTGCTTGCGTATTGGCAACGGATCGGCCAATGGGAAAAAAGCGCCAGCAAAAAGCAAAAAGAAAAAATCAACGTCATTCAACAGCTGCTTAACGGCTCATAA
- the cas7b gene encoding type I-B CRISPR-associated protein Cas7/Csh2 translates to MVKHRSELLFLYDVQWANPNGDPVDGNKPRIDEETGKNIVTDVRLKRTIRDYLYDYRQQEIFVREIAQDDEYIQDAKARAEDFLVKDGEKLDKSKLTLREMKKIINDEVLRQCIDVRLFGVTLPIEKNQKEKSSITHTGPVQFKMGQSLHRVKMEYIKGTGAFASGGQMTQKTFREEYVLPYSLIAFYGMINEAAARFTGLTEEDVELLMEAMWEGTKNLISRSKVGHVPRLLLRVVYQEPYFHIGELDKYISLHTEKAEEEIRDVSDYVLDVSRLAEVLVQQKEHIANIELRQDGRLACSENLAERLRKEGITVDIR, encoded by the coding sequence ATGGTCAAGCACCGTTCCGAGCTGCTCTTTTTGTATGATGTGCAATGGGCAAACCCGAATGGCGATCCGGTTGACGGGAACAAGCCGCGCATCGATGAGGAAACGGGGAAGAATATTGTCACCGATGTTCGGCTGAAACGGACGATTCGGGATTATTTATATGACTATCGTCAACAAGAAATTTTTGTCCGCGAAATTGCGCAAGACGATGAGTATATTCAAGATGCGAAGGCCCGGGCGGAAGACTTTTTAGTGAAAGACGGCGAGAAACTAGATAAATCGAAACTGACCTTACGCGAAATGAAAAAAATCATCAACGATGAAGTGCTGCGTCAATGCATTGATGTGCGGTTGTTTGGCGTGACATTGCCGATCGAAAAAAATCAAAAGGAAAAAAGCTCAATTACCCATACAGGGCCGGTCCAATTTAAAATGGGGCAATCGCTGCATCGGGTGAAGATGGAGTATATCAAAGGAACCGGAGCGTTTGCCTCAGGTGGGCAAATGACACAAAAGACGTTCCGTGAGGAATATGTGTTGCCTTATTCCCTCATTGCTTTTTACGGGATGATCAATGAGGCGGCGGCGCGCTTCACGGGATTAACGGAAGAAGATGTGGAGTTGCTGATGGAAGCGATGTGGGAAGGTACGAAAAACTTAATTTCGCGTTCGAAAGTTGGACATGTTCCGCGGTTGCTTCTTCGCGTCGTCTATCAAGAGCCGTACTTCCATATCGGAGAGTTGGATAAGTATATTTCTCTTCACACCGAAAAAGCGGAAGAGGAAATTCGGGATGTCAGCGATTATGTGCTCGATGTGTCGCGATTGGCTGAAGTATTGGTTCAACAGAAAGAACACATCGCCAACATCGAGCTGCGTCAGGACGGAAGGCTTGCGTGCAGTGAGAATCTGGCTGAGCGCTTGCGCAAAGAAGGAA